The Nocardioides sp. S5 genome includes a window with the following:
- a CDS encoding PGPGW domain-containing protein encodes MTGAAKRIALETLGWVLLLLGMAAIFLPGPGLLGIFAGLALLSQQYEWAERRVEPVRLRALVGAAEGVETWPRIIASCLGAVALAACGVLWIVKPPAPEWWPVSETWWLPGGIWTGITQVASAFIAIALIVYSYRRFHGHPEKAEDLRRQIKGEGSERQRATDRS; translated from the coding sequence ATGACAGGGGCAGCGAAGCGGATCGCTCTCGAGACCCTGGGGTGGGTGCTCCTCCTCCTGGGCATGGCCGCGATCTTCCTGCCCGGCCCGGGGCTGCTCGGCATCTTCGCCGGGCTCGCTCTGCTCTCGCAGCAGTACGAGTGGGCTGAGCGTCGTGTCGAGCCCGTGCGCCTGCGCGCGCTGGTCGGTGCGGCCGAGGGCGTGGAGACGTGGCCGCGCATCATCGCCTCCTGCCTGGGCGCCGTGGCGCTCGCCGCGTGCGGCGTGCTCTGGATCGTGAAGCCGCCGGCGCCCGAGTGGTGGCCCGTGTCGGAGACGTGGTGGCTGCCGGGCGGGATCTGGACCGGCATCACCCAGGTCGCCTCGGCGTTCATCGCGATCGCGCTGATCGTCTACAGCTACCGTCGCTTCCACGGCCACCCGGAGAAGGCCGAGGACCTGCGCCGCCAGATCAAGGGCGAGGGCTCCGAGCGCCAGCGGGCCACCGACCGGTCCTGA
- a CDS encoding SsgA family sporulation/cell division regulator: MNMSGSGHTLSDVALDITVECMDERGIRHEIDTVLGYRSSDPFAVAMTFITSDGNLVWTFGRDLLIRGTESPSGDGDVHVSPTIGVSGRAMVSIELSSPDGHLVLLARAGDIHDFIARTSALVAPGTESDFFDADLLISQVLAS, encoded by the coding sequence ATGAACATGTCCGGTAGCGGGCACACCCTGTCCGATGTCGCGTTGGACATCACGGTCGAGTGCATGGACGAGCGCGGCATCCGCCACGAGATCGACACCGTCCTCGGCTACCGCAGCTCCGACCCCTTCGCCGTGGCGATGACGTTCATCACCTCCGACGGCAACCTGGTGTGGACCTTCGGTCGCGACCTGCTGATCCGCGGCACCGAGAGCCCCTCCGGCGACGGCGACGTGCACGTCTCCCCCACCATCGGGGTCAGCGGCCGAGCGATGGTCAGCATCGAGCTGAGCTCCCCCGACGGCCACCTCGTGCTGCTGGCGCGGGCCGGCGACATCCACGACTTCATCGCCCGCACCTCGGCCCTCGTCGCGCCCGGCACCGAGTCGGACTTCTTCGACGCCGATCTGCTCATCAGCCAGGTCCTCGCCTCCTGA
- a CDS encoding ABC transporter ATP-binding protein → MSATAPTSGTKMDSGEEIGAWATIRLGMKYSPELREGLGWTLVLAVVASCGQIVVPIAVQQTLDKGLNGPGGPRFDYVAWMGVLAALAIVVTSVASYAMTNRLFTTSEHGLATLRTKAFRHVHDLPLLTQNTERRGALVSRVTSDVDQVSQFLVFGGLIFVVSIGQMLVATVLMLVYSWELAAVVWLCFAPLFLSIRWFQKKLSAAYTVVRRQVGVLLGAISEPVVGAAVVRTYGVEDRTQHRIDTAISDWQNAYTHAQTYTVTSFSLGGLSAGLANAGVIIVGILLGFTSDMTPGRVLAFAFLVTLFVGPVQMGTQILTDAQNAIASWRRVLGILETPADLIDPGPEGEALPRGPIDVRFDHVTFAYPAGPPVLRDIDLTIEAGTRVAIVGETGSGKSTFAKLLTRLMDPTDGSVLLDGIDVRRIDAGSLRRSVVLVPQEGFLFDDTIAANVRYGKLDATEDEIRASAVELGIDDWLAGLPRGLHTQVGQRGESLSAGERQLVALLRAHLADPDLLVLDEATSAVDPSLEMQIGRALERLMQSRTSVTIAHRLSTAESADEVIVVDKGRVVQRGPHDELVGQRGSVYSGLHRSWIAQHSHG, encoded by the coding sequence ATGAGCGCCACTGCACCCACCTCCGGCACCAAGATGGACTCCGGGGAGGAGATCGGCGCCTGGGCCACGATCCGCCTCGGCATGAAGTACTCCCCGGAGCTCCGCGAGGGCCTCGGCTGGACGCTCGTCCTGGCCGTCGTCGCCTCGTGCGGGCAGATCGTGGTGCCGATCGCGGTCCAGCAGACCCTCGACAAGGGCCTCAACGGCCCCGGCGGCCCGCGCTTCGACTACGTCGCGTGGATGGGCGTGCTGGCAGCGCTCGCGATCGTCGTCACCAGCGTCGCGTCCTACGCGATGACCAACCGGCTCTTCACCACCTCCGAGCACGGCCTGGCCACGCTGCGCACCAAGGCCTTCCGCCACGTCCACGACCTGCCGCTGCTGACGCAGAACACCGAGCGCCGCGGCGCGCTGGTCTCCCGCGTCACCTCCGACGTCGACCAGGTGAGCCAGTTCCTGGTCTTCGGCGGCCTGATCTTCGTGGTGAGCATCGGCCAGATGCTGGTGGCGACCGTCCTGATGCTCGTCTACAGCTGGGAGCTCGCCGCGGTCGTGTGGCTGTGCTTCGCGCCGCTCTTCTTGTCGATCCGCTGGTTCCAGAAGAAGCTCTCGGCCGCCTACACCGTCGTACGCCGGCAGGTGGGCGTGCTGCTCGGCGCGATCTCCGAGCCGGTCGTCGGCGCCGCGGTGGTCCGCACCTACGGCGTCGAGGACCGCACCCAGCACCGCATCGACACCGCGATCTCGGACTGGCAGAACGCCTACACCCACGCCCAGACCTACACCGTCACGTCGTTCTCGCTCGGCGGCCTCTCCGCCGGCCTGGCCAACGCCGGCGTCATCATCGTGGGCATCCTGCTGGGCTTCACCTCCGACATGACGCCGGGACGGGTGCTCGCCTTCGCCTTCCTCGTCACCCTGTTCGTCGGCCCGGTGCAGATGGGCACCCAGATCCTCACCGACGCGCAGAACGCCATCGCCAGCTGGCGTCGCGTCCTCGGCATCCTCGAGACGCCTGCCGACCTCATCGACCCGGGCCCCGAGGGCGAGGCGCTGCCGCGCGGCCCCATCGACGTGCGCTTCGACCACGTCACCTTCGCCTACCCCGCCGGACCGCCCGTGCTGCGCGACATCGACCTCACCATCGAGGCCGGCACCCGAGTGGCGATCGTGGGGGAGACCGGGTCGGGCAAGTCGACCTTCGCCAAGCTGCTGACCCGCCTGATGGACCCCACCGACGGCTCGGTGCTGCTCGACGGCATCGACGTACGCCGCATCGACGCCGGGTCGCTGCGCCGCAGCGTCGTCCTGGTGCCGCAGGAGGGCTTCCTCTTCGACGACACGATCGCGGCCAACGTGCGCTACGGCAAGCTCGACGCGACCGAGGACGAGATCCGTGCCTCCGCCGTCGAGCTCGGCATCGACGACTGGCTGGCCGGCCTCCCGCGCGGCCTGCACACCCAGGTCGGCCAGCGCGGTGAGTCGCTCTCGGCCGGCGAGCGCCAGCTCGTGGCGCTGCTGCGGGCCCACCTCGCCGACCCTGACCTGCTGGTCCTCGACGAGGCGACCAGCGCGGTGGACCCCTCGCTGGAGATGCAGATCGGCCGCGCGCTCGAGCGGCTCATGCAGTCGCGGACGTCGGTGACGATCGCGCACCGGCTCTCGACCGCCGAGAGCGCGGACGAGGTCATCGTGGTGGACAAGGGCCGCGTCGTGCAGCGCGGGCCGCACGACGAGCTGGTCGGGCAGCGCGGCAGCGTCTACTCAGGGCTCCACCGCAGCTGGATCGCCCAGCACTCCCACGGCTGA
- a CDS encoding ABC transporter ATP-binding protein, whose amino-acid sequence MGEDAELKGTTTRDGFRVLWVGIKREPKVFTVATLGAVLFGVLTVADAWVLGWSTENVLIPAFDNGEIGTDMLVWVFALFMGVAILRAVGIVARRLGGGIMYYRMQSHTRRAVTRQYLSLPMEWHQRHPTGQLLSNASSDIEAAWSPIMPLPMALGTVVMMVIAVIQMFVADTVLALVGLLVFPAVVGANLLYQHYSSPLMTRAQGLRAEVSEIAHESFDGAMVVKTLGRETEETDRFGAKARELRDVNIRAGRIRAIFDPALASLPGLGVLVVLSVGVARVTSGATDAGDVVTVAYLLTIVSFPIRAIGWLLGEFPRSVVGYRRAKAVLDAQGSMRWGDAELPRTDEGALLEVQDLHYSYDAGAPLLRGVDFDVRPGRTVALVGATASGKSTLTSLMTRLVDPDSGTVRVDGRDVTGLRKGELSRSVSLVPQTAFMFDDTVRDNVTLGADVSDEDVWAALRTAQADGFVAALPGGLDSLLGERGTSLSGGQRQRLSLARALVRRPRLLILDDATSAVDPEVEARILASLRDDVGGSAASLVVVAYRKATISLADEVIHLDGGRVVGRGTHAELLATSPAYAQLVNAYEVDADADADAGAGAEGTTR is encoded by the coding sequence GTGGGCGAGGACGCGGAGCTGAAGGGCACCACCACGCGCGACGGCTTCCGGGTCCTGTGGGTCGGCATCAAGCGCGAGCCCAAGGTCTTCACGGTCGCCACCCTCGGCGCGGTGCTCTTCGGCGTGCTCACCGTCGCGGACGCCTGGGTGCTCGGCTGGTCCACGGAGAACGTGCTGATCCCGGCCTTCGACAACGGCGAGATCGGCACCGACATGCTGGTCTGGGTCTTCGCGCTCTTCATGGGCGTGGCCATCCTGCGCGCCGTCGGCATCGTGGCGCGGCGCCTCGGCGGCGGCATCATGTACTACCGGATGCAGTCCCACACCCGTCGCGCGGTGACCAGGCAGTACCTCTCCCTGCCGATGGAGTGGCACCAGCGCCACCCGACCGGCCAGCTGCTCTCCAACGCCTCCTCCGACATCGAGGCCGCGTGGTCGCCGATCATGCCGCTGCCGATGGCGCTCGGCACCGTCGTGATGATGGTCATCGCCGTCATCCAGATGTTCGTCGCCGACACCGTGCTGGCGCTGGTCGGGCTGCTGGTCTTCCCGGCCGTCGTGGGGGCCAACCTGCTCTACCAGCACTACTCCTCGCCCCTGATGACCCGTGCGCAGGGCCTGCGCGCCGAGGTCAGCGAGATCGCCCACGAGTCCTTCGACGGTGCCATGGTCGTCAAGACCCTCGGCCGCGAGACCGAGGAGACCGACCGCTTCGGTGCCAAGGCCCGTGAGCTGCGCGACGTCAACATCCGCGCCGGTCGCATCCGCGCGATCTTCGACCCGGCCCTGGCCAGCCTCCCGGGCCTCGGTGTCCTCGTGGTCCTGTCCGTCGGCGTCGCGCGCGTCACCAGTGGCGCGACCGACGCGGGCGACGTCGTCACCGTCGCCTACCTCCTCACCATCGTCTCCTTCCCGATCCGCGCGATCGGCTGGTTGCTGGGCGAGTTCCCGCGCTCGGTCGTGGGCTACCGCCGCGCCAAGGCCGTCCTGGACGCGCAGGGGTCGATGCGCTGGGGCGACGCGGAGCTGCCCCGCACCGACGAGGGCGCCCTCCTCGAGGTGCAGGACCTCCACTACTCCTACGACGCCGGGGCGCCGCTGCTGCGCGGCGTCGACTTCGACGTACGCCCGGGGCGCACCGTCGCGCTCGTCGGTGCGACCGCGTCGGGCAAGAGCACCCTGACCAGCCTCATGACGCGCCTGGTCGACCCCGACTCGGGCACGGTCCGCGTCGACGGGCGCGACGTGACCGGCCTGCGCAAGGGCGAGCTCTCGCGCAGCGTCTCGCTGGTGCCGCAGACCGCCTTCATGTTCGACGACACGGTCCGCGACAACGTCACCCTGGGTGCCGACGTCTCCGACGAGGACGTGTGGGCGGCCCTGCGGACCGCCCAGGCCGACGGTTTCGTCGCGGCCCTGCCCGGAGGGCTGGACTCCCTGCTGGGCGAGCGTGGCACGTCGCTGTCCGGTGGGCAGCGCCAGCGGCTCTCCCTCGCCCGCGCGCTGGTCCGCCGGCCCCGGCTGCTGATCCTCGACGACGCCACCTCCGCAGTGGACCCCGAGGTCGAGGCCCGCATCCTCGCCTCCCTGCGCGACGATGTCGGCGGGTCCGCCGCGTCGCTGGTGGTCGTCGCCTACCGCAAGGCCACCATCTCCCTGGCCGACGAGGTCATCCACCTCGACGGCGGCCGGGTCGTGGGCCGCGGCACCCACGCGGAGCTGCTGGCCACCAGCCCGGCCTACGCCCAGCTCGTCAACGCCTACGAGGTCGACGCAGACGCCGACGCAGACGCCGGGGCCGGCGCAGAGGGGACCACCCGATGA
- a CDS encoding amino acid ABC transporter ATP-binding protein: MNAPPAELLTLRGVRKSFGDHVVLSDVDLAVEPGQCVVLIGASGSGKSTLLRCVNLLEVVDDGVITFEGRDITDPRVDGDEVRSRMGLVFQAYNLFPHLDVIGNVTLALRLVHGVGSEEARTRGLAMLERVGLAEKATARPDDLSGGQQQRVAIARALVASPRLMLLDEVTSALDPELVGEVLDLLGELKDEGVTMLLNTHEMGFAREVADQVCFLHAGRIHEQGSPEQVLGDPQQERTRGFLSRIRA; the protein is encoded by the coding sequence GTGAACGCTCCACCGGCCGAGCTGCTCACGCTCAGGGGCGTGCGCAAGTCCTTCGGCGACCACGTCGTGCTCAGCGACGTCGACCTCGCGGTGGAGCCCGGACAGTGCGTGGTGCTCATCGGTGCCTCGGGCTCGGGCAAGTCGACGCTGCTGCGCTGCGTCAACCTCCTCGAGGTCGTCGACGACGGCGTGATCACCTTCGAGGGCCGCGACATCACCGACCCGCGGGTCGACGGTGACGAGGTGCGCTCGCGGATGGGCTTGGTGTTCCAGGCCTACAACCTCTTCCCACACCTCGACGTCATCGGCAACGTCACCCTCGCCCTCAGGCTGGTGCACGGCGTCGGGTCCGAGGAGGCGCGCACCCGCGGCCTGGCCATGCTCGAGCGCGTGGGCCTCGCCGAGAAGGCCACCGCCCGCCCCGACGACCTCTCCGGCGGCCAGCAGCAGCGCGTGGCCATCGCCCGCGCGCTCGTGGCCAGCCCGCGCCTGATGCTCCTCGACGAGGTGACCAGCGCGCTCGACCCCGAGCTGGTGGGGGAGGTCCTCGACCTGCTCGGCGAGCTCAAGGACGAGGGCGTCACCATGCTGCTCAACACCCACGAGATGGGCTTCGCCCGCGAGGTCGCCGACCAGGTCTGCTTCCTGCACGCGGGACGCATCCACGAGCAGGGCAGCCCCGAGCAGGTGCTCGGCGACCCCCAGCAGGAGCGCACCCGCGGCTTCCTGTCCCGCATCCGCGCCTGA
- a CDS encoding amino acid ABC transporter permease, which produces MPERVASTAAGDWAPSAVQRDRDEWRRRRTLRSAAIAAVSTLLLLGALAAAVVSSPGWDRVRETYFSWDKAVSSFPAVLDGLWLNIRVMAICWVLILVLSLTVAVVRTLRGPVAFPLRLLGTAYVDIFRGLPLLLVIFLLGFGGPALRLQGLPTSPLFWGGTALVLSYSAYVAEVFRSGIESVHPSQRLAGRSLGLSYGQTLRHVVLPQAWRRVIPALMNDLVSLQKDSGLIAVLGVYDAIRRAQIETSLDFNYTPYVVAGALFCCLTIPMARLTDRYARKKGYHGAGGHL; this is translated from the coding sequence ATGCCGGAACGGGTGGCCTCCACGGCCGCTGGGGACTGGGCGCCGTCCGCGGTCCAGCGCGACCGCGACGAGTGGCGGAGGCGTCGTACGCTCCGCAGCGCAGCGATCGCGGCGGTCAGCACCCTGCTCCTGCTCGGCGCGCTCGCTGCCGCCGTGGTCAGCTCACCGGGCTGGGACCGGGTCCGCGAGACCTACTTCAGCTGGGACAAGGCGGTCTCGTCGTTCCCGGCGGTGCTCGACGGGCTCTGGCTCAACATCCGGGTCATGGCGATCTGCTGGGTCCTGATCCTGGTGCTCAGCCTCACGGTTGCGGTGGTGCGGACGCTCCGCGGCCCCGTGGCGTTCCCGCTGCGGCTCCTCGGGACGGCGTACGTCGACATCTTCCGCGGCCTGCCACTGCTGCTCGTCATCTTCCTGCTCGGCTTCGGCGGCCCCGCCCTGCGTCTGCAGGGGCTGCCCACCTCGCCCCTGTTCTGGGGCGGCACCGCGCTCGTGCTGTCCTACTCCGCCTACGTCGCCGAGGTCTTCCGGTCCGGAATCGAGTCGGTGCACCCCAGTCAGCGGCTCGCCGGTCGCTCGCTCGGGCTGTCCTACGGCCAGACGCTGCGCCACGTGGTGCTGCCGCAGGCGTGGCGGCGGGTGATCCCTGCCCTGATGAACGACCTGGTCTCGCTGCAGAAGGACTCCGGACTGATCGCGGTCCTCGGTGTCTACGACGCCATCCGCAGGGCGCAGATCGAGACGTCGCTCGACTTCAACTACACGCCGTACGTCGTCGCGGGCGCGCTGTTCTGCTGCCTCACGATCCCGATGGCCCGGCTCACCGACCGCTACGCCCGCAAGAAGGGCTACCACGGAGCAGGAGGCCACCTGTGA
- a CDS encoding ABC transporter substrate-binding protein has protein sequence MLKTARPRSLRHLVLAATATATLALTACAPTDEADSGSDSAADGSSESPAADECTPDSMETVADGTLTIATDDPAYEPWFVDNDPTNGEGYESAVAYAIAEQLGYTQDQVTWVTVPFNKVVQPGPKDFDFDVNQVSITEARRKAVDFSSGYYDVVQTVITNKGSSIDGVTSIADLADAKLGAQVGTTSYTAITDQIQPAEEPAVFDTNDQAVQALNNGQIDGIVVDLPTAYFMTAVQLDDGTIVGQLPLPDGEPEQFGAVLDKGSPLTDCVSGAVDALREDGILDQIGQEWLAQQGAPELS, from the coding sequence ATGCTGAAGACCGCCCGGCCGCGCTCGCTGCGGCACCTCGTCCTCGCGGCGACCGCGACCGCGACCCTCGCCCTGACGGCGTGCGCCCCCACCGACGAGGCCGACTCCGGCTCGGACAGCGCCGCCGACGGCTCCTCGGAGTCGCCCGCGGCCGACGAGTGCACGCCCGACTCGATGGAGACCGTCGCCGACGGCACCCTGACGATCGCCACCGACGACCCGGCCTACGAGCCGTGGTTCGTCGACAACGACCCGACCAACGGCGAGGGCTACGAGTCCGCGGTGGCGTACGCCATCGCCGAGCAGCTCGGCTACACCCAGGACCAGGTCACCTGGGTCACGGTGCCGTTCAACAAGGTCGTCCAGCCGGGCCCGAAGGACTTCGACTTCGACGTCAACCAGGTCTCCATCACCGAGGCGCGCCGCAAGGCTGTCGACTTCTCCTCCGGCTACTACGACGTCGTGCAGACGGTCATCACCAACAAGGGCAGCTCGATCGACGGCGTCACCAGCATCGCGGACCTCGCCGACGCCAAGCTCGGCGCCCAGGTGGGCACCACGAGCTACACCGCGATCACCGACCAGATCCAGCCCGCGGAGGAGCCGGCCGTCTTCGACACCAACGACCAGGCGGTGCAGGCGCTCAACAACGGCCAGATCGACGGCATCGTCGTCGACCTGCCCACCGCGTACTTCATGACGGCCGTCCAGCTCGACGACGGCACGATCGTCGGCCAGCTGCCGCTGCCCGACGGCGAGCCCGAGCAGTTCGGCGCGGTGCTCGACAAGGGCAGCCCGCTGACCGATTGCGTGTCGGGTGCCGTCGACGCCCTGCGTGAGGACGGCATCCTCGACCAGATCGGCCAGGAGTGGCTGGCGCAGCAGGGCGCTCCCGAGCTGTCCTGA
- the hisF gene encoding imidazole glycerol phosphate synthase subunit HisF, whose amino-acid sequence MSVAIRVIPCLDVDGGRVVKGVNFTELRDAGDPVELARLYDAEGADELTFLDISASHEGRATTMEVVSRCAEEVFIPLTVGGGVSSVDDVDRLLRAGADKVAVNTAAIHRPELVAEIADRFGNQVLVLSVDARRVGPDHEGTASGFEVTTHGGRKSAGLDAIEWAVRAAELGAGEILLNAMDADGTTDGFDLELIRAVRREVSIPVIASGGAGAVEHFAPAVDAGADAVLAATVFHFGTLRIGDVKAGLSTAGHPVRWAAHAP is encoded by the coding sequence ATGAGCGTCGCGATCCGCGTCATCCCGTGCCTCGACGTCGACGGCGGCCGCGTCGTCAAGGGCGTCAACTTCACCGAGCTCCGCGACGCCGGCGACCCGGTCGAGCTCGCCCGGCTCTACGACGCCGAGGGTGCCGACGAGCTGACCTTCCTCGACATCTCCGCCTCCCACGAGGGCCGCGCGACGACGATGGAGGTCGTCAGCCGCTGCGCCGAGGAGGTCTTCATCCCGCTCACGGTCGGTGGGGGGGTCAGCAGCGTCGACGACGTCGACCGCCTGCTGCGCGCCGGTGCCGACAAGGTCGCGGTCAACACCGCCGCCATCCACCGCCCCGAGCTCGTCGCCGAGATCGCCGACCGCTTCGGCAACCAGGTGCTGGTGCTCAGCGTGGACGCCCGCCGTGTCGGCCCCGACCACGAGGGCACGGCCAGCGGCTTCGAGGTGACCACCCACGGGGGGCGCAAGAGCGCTGGCCTCGACGCCATCGAGTGGGCCGTGCGCGCCGCAGAGCTGGGCGCGGGCGAGATCCTCCTCAACGCCATGGACGCCGACGGCACCACCGACGGCTTCGACCTCGAGCTGATCCGGGCCGTACGCCGCGAGGTGAGCATCCCGGTCATCGCGAGCGGGGGAGCAGGCGCGGTCGAGCACTTCGCGCCGGCCGTCGACGCGGGCGCCGACGCGGTCCTGGCCGCGACGGTCTTCCACTTCGGCACCCTGCGCATCGGCGACGTCAAGGCCGGTCTGTCCACGGCCGGCCACCCCGTCCGCTGGGCGGCGCACGCGCCGTAG
- a CDS encoding NUDIX hydrolase, whose amino-acid sequence MSLEFTDYHTRLAAYALLVDEDERVLLAWWNGEGHSDPEWSLPGGGIEFDESITDGLVREVFEETGYRVEPGALVTDHHFTARGRTFDGWIRSQRFVFEATITGGELGTTEVGGSTDRAAWVPLADLESQPRSEIVDVALAARRTQGARA is encoded by the coding sequence GTGAGCCTGGAGTTCACCGACTACCACACCCGGCTGGCGGCGTACGCCCTGCTGGTGGACGAGGACGAGCGGGTGCTGCTCGCGTGGTGGAACGGTGAGGGCCACAGCGACCCCGAGTGGTCGCTGCCCGGCGGCGGCATCGAGTTCGACGAGTCCATCACCGACGGGCTGGTGCGGGAGGTCTTCGAGGAGACCGGCTACCGCGTCGAGCCGGGCGCGCTCGTCACCGACCACCACTTCACCGCCCGTGGCCGGACCTTCGACGGCTGGATCCGCTCGCAGCGGTTCGTCTTCGAGGCGACCATCACCGGGGGAGAGCTCGGCACCACCGAGGTCGGCGGCTCGACCGACCGCGCCGCGTGGGTGCCGCTCGCCGATCTCGAGAGCCAGCCCCGCTCCGAGATCGTCGACGTCGCGCTGGCCGCCCGGCGGACCCAGGGGGCACGCGCATGA
- the priA gene encoding bifunctional 1-(5-phosphoribosyl)-5-((5-phosphoribosylamino)methylideneamino)imidazole-4-carboxamide isomerase/phosphoribosylanthranilate isomerase PriA: MPSTPEQPYLELLPAVDIKGGQAVQLVQGVDGSEKRFGDPVEAALRWQEAGAEWIHLVDLDAAFGHGHNRELQARIVGALDIQVEMSGGIRDDESLEAAMATGCRRVNIGTAALEQPEWCAKAIATYGDRVAVGLDVRGTTLAARGWTREGGDLYETLARLDSEGCARYVVTDVNKDGMLQGPNLQLLRDVCAATDKPVVASGGVTTLDDIRALMTLVGDGVEGAIAGTALYEGRFTLEDALALTRPAS, encoded by the coding sequence ATGCCCAGCACCCCCGAGCAGCCCTACCTCGAGCTCCTGCCCGCCGTCGACATCAAGGGCGGCCAGGCCGTCCAGCTGGTGCAGGGCGTGGACGGGTCGGAGAAGCGCTTCGGCGACCCGGTCGAGGCCGCGCTGCGCTGGCAGGAGGCGGGCGCCGAGTGGATCCACCTCGTGGACCTCGACGCGGCCTTCGGGCACGGGCACAACCGCGAGCTCCAGGCCAGGATCGTCGGCGCGCTCGACATCCAGGTCGAGATGAGCGGCGGCATCCGCGACGACGAGTCGCTCGAGGCCGCGATGGCCACCGGCTGCCGGCGCGTCAACATCGGCACCGCCGCGCTCGAGCAGCCCGAGTGGTGCGCGAAGGCGATCGCGACGTACGGCGACCGCGTGGCCGTGGGCCTCGACGTGCGGGGCACCACGCTGGCCGCGCGCGGCTGGACCCGCGAGGGCGGCGACCTCTACGAGACGCTCGCCCGTCTCGACTCCGAGGGGTGCGCACGCTACGTCGTCACCGACGTCAACAAGGACGGGATGCTCCAGGGGCCCAACCTCCAGCTGCTGCGCGACGTGTGCGCCGCCACCGACAAGCCCGTCGTGGCGAGCGGCGGCGTCACGACCCTCGACGACATCCGCGCCCTGATGACGCTCGTCGGCGACGGAGTCGAGGGCGCGATCGCCGGCACGGCGCTCTACGAGGGTCGCTTCACCCTCGAGGACGCGCTCGCTCTGACGAGGCCGGCGTCGTGA
- a CDS encoding PRC and DUF2382 domain-containing protein, translated as MINENEIQQVVGRTAYDSNGDKIGSVGHVFLDDETGQPEFASVNTGLFGMNESFVPLADARVEGERLVVPFAKDQVKDAPNVDVDSGHLDQSEERRLYEHYGMTYTERTSDSGLAGDGVGTTGTTGTTDTAGTAGTTFAEGHDTSGPTTDDAMTRSEERLDVGTTREEAGRARLRKYVTTEQETVTVPVKKERAVLETEPITEANRDEALSGPAISEEEHEVVLQEERPVVGKTAEPVERVRLGTETVTDEETVTEEVRKEHIETDGDLTDRRSTR; from the coding sequence GTGATCAACGAGAACGAGATCCAGCAGGTCGTCGGCCGCACCGCCTACGACAGCAACGGAGACAAGATCGGGAGCGTCGGGCACGTGTTCCTCGACGATGAGACCGGCCAGCCGGAGTTCGCCTCGGTCAACACCGGCCTCTTCGGCATGAACGAGAGCTTCGTCCCGCTCGCCGACGCGAGGGTGGAGGGCGAGCGTCTCGTCGTCCCCTTCGCGAAGGACCAGGTCAAGGACGCGCCCAACGTCGACGTCGACAGCGGCCACCTCGACCAGTCTGAGGAGCGACGCCTCTACGAGCACTACGGCATGACCTACACCGAGCGCACCAGTGACTCGGGCCTCGCGGGCGACGGCGTCGGCACGACGGGCACCACCGGGACGACCGACACCGCCGGGACCGCCGGGACGACGTTCGCCGAGGGGCACGACACGTCCGGCCCCACCACGGACGACGCGATGACCCGCTCCGAGGAGCGCCTCGACGTCGGCACCACCCGCGAGGAGGCCGGTCGGGCCCGCCTGCGCAAGTACGTCACCACCGAGCAGGAGACCGTGACGGTGCCGGTGAAGAAGGAGCGCGCTGTCCTCGAGACCGAGCCGATCACCGAGGCGAACCGCGACGAGGCGCTCAGCGGTCCGGCCATCTCCGAGGAGGAGCACGAGGTCGTCCTCCAGGAGGAGCGGCCCGTGGTGGGCAAGACCGCCGAGCCCGTCGAGCGGGTGCGCCTCGGCACCGAGACCGTCACTGACGAGGAGACCGTCACCGAGGAGGTCCGCAAGGAGCACATCGAGACCGACGGGGACCTCACCGACCGCCGGAGCACCCGATGA